DNA from Nitrospirota bacterium:
AGCCCATACCTGCTCCTATCTCTACAATCTGAAAACCGTCTGGTCTTCCTATAAAATCCCACATCTCCTTCATCTGCCTCCCTATCATTGCTCCGAATATTGAGTGAAGATGCGGGCTTGTATAAAAATCCCCTGCCCCGCCCATCATTGTTGAATCCTTCGTATAATAGCCAAGTTCAGGATGATAAAGGGCCATTTCCATAAAGGTTTCGAAATTGATATGTCCTTCTGATTTTATTCTTTCAATGATTTTTTGTTTAAGGAGATTCGTCAAAATGTTTAACCCCTTTTGTATCATAACACAATTTATAATTGATTACTTGACAAATATTGATATTGCTTTAAAATTTAAAAATAGTAATTAAAGACAACTCCATCATTGGCACAATCCTTTACGGTGACATAAAAGACAGGGGAAAGATAATTAAAGCTATTGAGAGAATTCAAAAAGATTGTGTCAAAATAATACATTTCCATCCATGAGCGACTTTATTGCACTAATGACCATTATGCTCTGGCCTGCGATACCTCTTTTCTGGATTCCTGTTCATGGTCTCTCAAAAATTTTCAGAAAACTCGGACTTATAACATATATAATCCCACTCTTTACATGGCTACCTTTAGCATATCTTATTTTCCAGAAAAGGGATTTCATACTCCAATTCAGAGTAGAGTTTCCAGTAGTTTTAAATATAATTGGAGTCCTTCTTTTAGCATACGGGACTTTACTTCACATATGGACGGGTAAACTTCTTGGTCTCTGGGGACTTATTGGACTCCCGGAGTTATCCACGAAGATAAAAGGGAGACTCGTGATGGAAGGACCTTTTTCAGTAGTGAGACACCCAACCTATTTAGCCCATACCTTGATGTTTTTAGGCGTTTTTCTCTTAACAGAGGTAACATATGTTGGCGTTGTTACATTTCTTGATCTGCTGATAATCAATATTCTGGTCATCCCTCTGGAAGAGAAAGAGCTTTTGAGTCGTTTCGGCGATGAATATAAAATATACAGAAAGAAGGTTCCATCACGATTTTTCCCATGGATACGGCTGCAACGGTCTTGACACAATTTCAGAATATGATAGAATTTAATAGGATTTAAATAGAAAGTGACAATCGAGAGGAGGAAAGAACTATGGCATACACAGCAAAGGATTACTCAAAGCTCATAGGGATGGAGGGATTTAGTGAAACACTTTTAAAAAATCATTTCACCCTCTATCGGGGATATGTAACAAACACAAACAAGGTGATGGATGCACTTGATCAGATGTTAAAGGAAGGAAAGACAGGCACTCCAGAATTCGCCGAACTTAAGAGAAGACTTGGATGGGAATTCAATGGAATGAGGCTTCACGAATACTATTTTGAGAACTTAGGTGGAAAAGGTGGA
Protein-coding regions in this window:
- a CDS encoding isoprenylcysteine carboxylmethyltransferase family protein — encoded protein: MSDFIALMTIMLWPAIPLFWIPVHGLSKIFRKLGLITYIIPLFTWLPLAYLIFQKRDFILQFRVEFPVVLNIIGVLLLAYGTLLHIWTGKLLGLWGLIGLPELSTKIKGRLVMEGPFSVVRHPTYLAHTLMFLGVFLLTEVTYVGVVTFLDLLIINILVIPLEEKELLSRFGDEYKIYRKKVPSRFFPWIRLQRS